In Colwellia sp. M166, a genomic segment contains:
- a CDS encoding alpha/beta hydrolase, with translation MSAVPLDRITIEPSLPATACVIWLHGLGDSGAGFSPIVPELRLPTSHTVRFIFPHAPEQPVTLNQGYVMRSWYDIKSMDLHNRADMAGVLESEAKVKALIKEQNDKGIATSNIVLAGFSQGGVVSMFTGLRYPEKLAGIMALSCYLPNADGLPEQLSVANSDTNILQLHGDNDDVVPLSAGKMANKLLNEKNYPVTWKTYPMAHSVHPTEIRDIASWLVARLNIT, from the coding sequence ATGTCAGCTGTTCCATTAGATAGAATTACCATTGAGCCAAGTTTGCCTGCCACAGCCTGTGTTATTTGGTTACACGGTTTAGGCGACTCTGGAGCTGGATTTTCGCCCATCGTACCTGAACTAAGATTACCTACAAGTCATACGGTACGCTTTATTTTTCCTCATGCCCCTGAGCAACCAGTAACCCTTAACCAAGGTTATGTTATGCGCTCATGGTACGATATTAAAAGTATGGACTTGCATAACCGCGCTGATATGGCCGGTGTACTTGAATCTGAAGCTAAAGTTAAAGCCCTGATCAAAGAACAAAATGATAAAGGTATTGCAACCAGTAATATTGTTTTAGCCGGTTTTAGCCAAGGTGGTGTGGTAAGTATGTTTACCGGTTTACGCTACCCTGAGAAACTAGCGGGTATTATGGCGTTATCATGCTACTTACCTAATGCCGATGGATTACCAGAACAACTTAGTGTGGCAAATAGCGATACAAATATTTTGCAATTACATGGTGATAATGATGATGTTGTACCATTAAGTGCCGGTAAAATGGCCAATAAATTACTGAATGAGAAAAACTATCCGGTAACGTGGAAAACGTACCCAATGGCGCACAGTGTTCATCCAACAGAAATTCGTGACATTGCTTCGTGGTTAGTTGCACGTTTAAATATTACCTAA
- a CDS encoding class I SAM-dependent methyltransferase has product MNKPFSQACENNKTAILPLLIESLKDCKTLLEVGSGTGQHAVYFAPNLPWLTWQTSDMAINHQGINLWLEEQPTNNLLAPVTLDLNHDWPIKAVDAIYTANTLHIVSWPLVEAFFNAVSQHLNQQGKLCIYGPFNYQGQYTSESNAGFDLWLKERDSESAIRDIEAIIALAKNAGLLLADDHPMPANNRLLIFNKVN; this is encoded by the coding sequence ATGAATAAACCTTTTTCCCAAGCCTGTGAAAACAACAAAACTGCTATTCTGCCGTTATTAATCGAGAGTTTAAAAGATTGTAAAACGCTACTAGAAGTCGGCTCTGGTACCGGCCAGCACGCAGTCTACTTCGCACCAAACTTACCCTGGTTAACATGGCAAACCAGTGACATGGCTATTAATCATCAAGGCATTAATTTGTGGCTCGAAGAACAACCTACCAATAACCTACTAGCACCGGTAACGCTTGATTTAAATCATGACTGGCCCATAAAGGCTGTTGATGCGATATACACCGCTAATACGCTACATATTGTTAGCTGGCCGCTAGTTGAAGCGTTTTTTAATGCTGTGTCACAACATTTGAATCAACAGGGAAAATTGTGTATTTATGGGCCATTTAATTATCAAGGCCAGTACACGAGTGAAAGTAATGCCGGTTTTGATCTTTGGCTGAAAGAGCGAGATAGCGAAAGTGCTATTCGTGATATTGAAGCAATAATAGCTTTAGCCAAGAATGCCGGTTTATTGTTAGCAGATGATCACCCTATGCCAGCGAATAACCGCCTACTGATATTTAATAAAGTGAATTAA
- a CDS encoding GNAT family N-acetyltransferase, whose product MKIEFVDKITDIAEQDWQRLNSHPSLFSNYQFFHCLEASGSIGQKQGWQPHHLQWRDNNNDILAILPTYIKSHSWGEYVFDWAWADAYQQHNIPYYPKLVATVPFTPVTSNKLLSNNFKLTDVFELLSHHCQNQQLNSWHLLYSQDEAEITTQQSDDIYQRNTVQFHWLNYGYRDFDDFLSTFTARKRKNTRKERRSISQQGISVRRIIGKNISAAELDFFYLTYQLTYLRRGHTPHLTFEFFQTIVKQLPEHILLIIASCQGEDIACAWFFFDDDSLYGRYWGCTQSYNNLHFELCYYQGIAFCIDNNLALFHPGTQGEHKIARGFEPKLTTSYHWIKHQAFKPAIKGFCLQEQQQMRAYQQQCQQLLPFKLSE is encoded by the coding sequence GTGAAAATTGAGTTTGTAGATAAAATTACCGATATTGCAGAGCAAGACTGGCAGCGACTAAATAGCCATCCATCACTATTTTCAAACTATCAATTTTTTCATTGCTTAGAAGCCAGTGGCTCAATCGGGCAAAAGCAAGGCTGGCAACCGCATCATTTACAATGGCGTGATAATAACAATGACATTTTAGCTATATTACCAACGTATATTAAGTCGCACTCCTGGGGTGAATACGTTTTTGATTGGGCGTGGGCAGATGCCTACCAACAACATAATATCCCCTACTACCCTAAGTTGGTCGCAACCGTACCTTTTACGCCTGTCACCAGTAATAAGTTATTATCGAACAATTTTAAACTGACTGACGTTTTCGAACTTTTAAGCCACCACTGTCAAAATCAACAACTCAACAGTTGGCATTTACTCTATAGCCAAGACGAAGCTGAAATAACCACTCAACAAAGTGATGATATTTATCAACGCAATACCGTACAATTTCATTGGCTTAACTATGGTTATCGAGACTTTGATGATTTTTTATCTACTTTTACCGCGCGAAAAAGAAAAAACACCCGCAAAGAACGACGCTCGATAAGTCAGCAAGGTATATCGGTTAGGCGTATTATCGGGAAAAATATAAGTGCTGCAGAATTAGACTTCTTCTATTTAACTTATCAGCTGACGTATTTAAGACGTGGACATACGCCGCATTTAACTTTTGAGTTTTTTCAAACAATAGTTAAACAGTTACCTGAACATATTTTATTGATCATTGCCAGCTGTCAAGGTGAAGACATTGCTTGTGCCTGGTTTTTCTTTGATGACGATAGTTTATATGGCCGCTATTGGGGCTGTACGCAGTCGTATAATAACTTACATTTTGAATTGTGCTATTACCAAGGCATAGCGTTTTGTATTGACAACAACCTGGCTTTATTTCATCCCGGCACACAAGGCGAACATAAAATAGCACGGGGCTTTGAACCTAAACTGACCACTTCATATCATTGGATAAAGCATCAGGCATTTAAACCTGCCATTAAAGGTTTTTGTTTACAGGAACAACAGCAAATGCGAGCGTATCAACAGCAATGCCAACAATTATTACCTTTTAAATTATCCGAATAG
- a CDS encoding DUF2750 domain-containing protein, producing MTTPNTLSDFLMQVKENQLIWALQDKASEDWVVLDSINFENTDVMPLWSTEALAKSHCVEEWAEYTPVAITVADWMEFWVEDLLEDGVIIGLNWQENDDCFELELAEFTQSLATVEAL from the coding sequence ATGACAACGCCAAACACACTCAGTGACTTTTTAATGCAAGTAAAAGAAAATCAACTTATTTGGGCACTCCAAGATAAAGCTAGTGAAGATTGGGTGGTACTTGATTCGATTAACTTTGAAAATACCGATGTCATGCCACTTTGGTCAACAGAAGCTTTAGCAAAAAGTCATTGTGTTGAAGAGTGGGCGGAATATACCCCAGTAGCAATAACAGTTGCTGATTGGATGGAGTTTTGGGTTGAAGACTTACTAGAAGATGGCGTTATTATTGGTCTAAACTGGCAAGAAAATGATGATTGCTTTGAACTAGAGTTAGCTGAATTTACTCAATCGTTAGCAACAGTGGAAGCGTTATAA
- a CDS encoding DoxX family protein: MVKALLEKGYCILNSTKKLDFIAPLLMRLYLVPIFWMAGTHKIDGFDNIVQWFGNDDWGLGLPFPFVLAILAIAAEVIGAIALLLGLGVRLMAVPMMFTMIIAMTSVHGQYGWQAIADANAPFANERVEASVEKKEIIISLLQEHGNYEWLTSSGNITILNNGIEFAATYFIMLLALFFIGVGRYVSLDYWLKRKLLPNA, from the coding sequence ATGGTGAAAGCACTATTGGAAAAAGGTTACTGCATCTTAAATTCAACGAAAAAATTGGATTTTATTGCACCATTATTAATGCGCTTGTACTTAGTGCCTATTTTTTGGATGGCTGGCACACATAAAATAGACGGTTTTGACAATATCGTGCAATGGTTTGGTAACGATGATTGGGGGTTGGGTTTACCCTTTCCATTTGTTCTTGCCATATTAGCTATAGCTGCGGAGGTTATTGGTGCTATTGCCCTATTGCTCGGCTTAGGTGTGCGTTTAATGGCTGTTCCTATGATGTTTACTATGATCATTGCGATGACATCTGTGCATGGACAGTATGGCTGGCAAGCGATTGCCGATGCGAATGCGCCATTTGCTAATGAACGAGTTGAAGCATCAGTAGAGAAAAAAGAAATTATCATTTCGCTGTTACAAGAGCATGGTAATTACGAGTGGCTTACTAGTAGTGGGAATATCACTATTTTAAATAATGGAATCGAATTTGCGGCCACTTATTTCATTATGCTTTTAGCACTATTTTTTATCGGTGTTGGCCGTTATGTCAGCCTTGATTACTGGTTGAAACGAAAATTATTACCCAATGCATAA
- a CDS encoding DUF692 domain-containing protein has protein sequence MSNVVVPEHFLGFGLGLRTEHFQDVLNDKPNIDWFEVVSENFMVDGGKPKYYLHRIRELYPMVMHGVSLSIGSTDPLNFDYLRKLKVLSNELQPEWISDHLCWTGANEKNSHDLLPLPYNDEALNHVCQRVEQVQEFLGRPILLENVSSYLTYRNSEMTEWQFFNEVARRSGCEILLDINNIYVSARNHDFNPQDYLNGISADKVKQFHLAGHSDYGEYVIDTHDHPVADPVWQLYQQALIRFGWISTMIERDDNIPPLADLLAEVDTARKLAKNTLGLLS, from the coding sequence TTGTCTAATGTTGTGGTACCTGAACACTTTCTTGGTTTTGGCCTTGGCTTAAGAACAGAACATTTTCAGGATGTGCTTAACGACAAACCTAATATTGATTGGTTTGAAGTTGTTTCAGAAAACTTTATGGTTGACGGAGGTAAGCCTAAGTATTATTTACACCGTATCCGTGAACTTTATCCGATGGTGATGCACGGTGTTTCTTTATCAATAGGTTCCACAGACCCCTTAAATTTCGATTATTTACGTAAACTGAAAGTACTTAGCAATGAATTGCAACCGGAATGGATCTCAGACCATTTATGTTGGACGGGAGCGAATGAAAAAAACAGTCATGATTTATTACCTTTACCTTACAATGATGAAGCGTTAAATCATGTGTGCCAGCGTGTTGAGCAGGTTCAAGAGTTTCTCGGCAGGCCGATACTCTTAGAAAACGTTTCAAGTTATTTAACTTATAGAAACTCAGAAATGACTGAGTGGCAATTTTTTAATGAGGTAGCTCGTCGTTCTGGTTGTGAAATATTACTCGATATCAATAATATTTATGTCAGTGCTCGTAATCATGATTTTAATCCACAAGATTATCTAAACGGTATTTCAGCAGATAAAGTTAAGCAATTTCACTTAGCAGGGCATAGTGATTACGGTGAGTATGTTATTGATACACATGATCACCCTGTGGCCGATCCTGTATGGCAGCTTTATCAACAGGCGTTGATACGTTTTGGTTGGATAAGTACGATGATTGAACGTGATGATAATATTCCGCCATTAGCGGACTTATTAGCCGAGGTCGACACTGCGCGAAAGCTTGCTAAAAATACTTTAGGCTTATTGAGTTAG
- a CDS encoding DNA-binding domain-containing protein, translating to MSELSLHSLQQQMMSYLIDDESAIAQHVVEHGGISRAARLHIYKNAYQMRLKETIDNDHQMLGMYLGDDLFEQMVSGYITAYPSNNTSLRNFADSLPNFLANHTPFKAYPLISELAHFERLLMVAFDAKDAERFTRNKLLEIPAEQWPSLVFRFHPSVQIASFNFNTVETWQALKQEHAPEPAKPAANVWLLWRNNQRLTQFRSLSQQEHALINMMLNGDNFAHLCEQLLSQSSEQDISQLALNYLLSWLDDGILTNQ from the coding sequence GTGAGTGAACTTTCATTACACTCTTTGCAACAACAAATGATGAGTTATTTAATCGATGATGAATCGGCAATTGCTCAGCACGTTGTTGAGCATGGTGGTATTAGCCGCGCAGCCCGTTTGCATATATACAAAAATGCCTATCAAATGCGTTTGAAAGAAACTATCGACAATGATCACCAAATGCTAGGCATGTATTTAGGCGATGATTTGTTTGAGCAAATGGTCAGCGGCTATATTACTGCTTACCCTTCAAATAATACCTCATTACGCAATTTTGCTGATTCATTACCGAACTTTCTTGCCAATCATACTCCTTTTAAAGCTTACCCACTCATTAGTGAATTAGCTCACTTTGAACGTTTGTTGATGGTGGCATTTGATGCTAAAGATGCTGAGCGTTTTACACGAAATAAACTTCTGGAAATACCAGCTGAACAATGGCCTAGTTTAGTTTTTCGTTTTCATCCTAGTGTGCAAATAGCCTCTTTTAATTTTAATACCGTTGAAACGTGGCAAGCTTTAAAACAAGAACACGCACCTGAGCCAGCCAAACCAGCTGCTAATGTATGGTTGTTATGGCGTAATAATCAGCGATTAACGCAATTTAGGTCATTATCACAACAAGAGCATGCTTTGATTAACATGATGCTTAATGGTGATAATTTTGCCCACTTGTGCGAGCAGCTTTTAAGTCAAAGTTCTGAGCAAGATATCAGTCAATTAGCCTTGAATTATCTATTATCATGGCTAGATGACGGCATACTCACCAATCAATAA
- a CDS encoding COG3014 family protein has translation MIKSLSKRFVVTVMLSALSGCTALQFADIFQGYNSQMKPVKSAQRQGEFIKANDLLGERATNDGSYVLNLLESGRLAFLAANWQASQKNFAQAYIELEEQRNKAKIQLSRGIEKLGATVSNDNAISYQVPYYEQSMLHSYQALNYLFQHDLDGALVEIRRANLVQENALKAYESEIYNAKNALYKSGISTDSLANTYPSMVSAIGQVKNGFQNAFTFYLSAILYEASGELNDAYIDYKRAIEIYPENTYLQQDILRLATKLGMSEDVEHFQQRFGKYQAKQSTGQGQVVILVEKDIVNSKQDVSLNLPIGRGNKGLKFFSFSLPVYQGDLPQHSKAIVKSGGQSYQSNEIVRIQSLAAKDLQEQLPALLTRQVVRVVAKEQMRQKLSREAGDVGNILASIYNIASERADTRSWSTLPDQVDIVRMQLPSGKQVLPVQINGQQQNINLDVQPNRITLIHYSAIGNYTGYQVINL, from the coding sequence ATGATCAAATCTCTTTCGAAGCGTTTCGTCGTAACCGTTATGCTCAGCGCTTTGTCTGGTTGCACTGCGCTACAGTTTGCCGACATTTTTCAAGGCTATAATAGCCAAATGAAACCCGTGAAATCGGCACAGCGGCAAGGAGAATTCATTAAGGCGAATGACCTACTTGGCGAACGAGCAACCAACGATGGTAGCTATGTACTTAATTTACTTGAAAGCGGGCGTTTAGCGTTTTTAGCGGCGAACTGGCAAGCTAGTCAAAAAAACTTTGCTCAAGCCTATATCGAACTTGAAGAACAACGCAATAAAGCAAAAATTCAACTGAGTCGAGGCATAGAAAAGCTTGGCGCAACAGTGAGCAATGATAATGCTATTTCTTATCAAGTGCCTTATTACGAACAAAGTATGCTGCATAGTTATCAAGCGTTAAATTATTTATTTCAGCATGACCTTGATGGGGCGTTAGTTGAAATACGTCGTGCTAATTTAGTGCAAGAAAATGCCCTTAAAGCCTATGAGAGCGAAATTTATAATGCCAAAAATGCACTTTATAAATCAGGTATCAGTACGGATAGCTTAGCGAATACTTACCCGAGTATGGTAAGTGCTATTGGGCAAGTAAAAAATGGCTTTCAAAACGCTTTTACTTTTTATCTTTCAGCTATTTTATATGAAGCCAGTGGTGAGCTAAATGATGCTTACATTGATTATAAGCGGGCAATAGAGATATACCCCGAGAATACTTATTTACAGCAAGATATTTTACGCTTAGCAACCAAGCTAGGTATGAGCGAAGATGTAGAGCACTTTCAACAACGCTTTGGAAAATATCAAGCAAAGCAGTCAACGGGACAAGGGCAAGTGGTAATACTTGTCGAAAAAGATATTGTTAATAGTAAACAAGACGTTAGTTTGAATTTGCCAATAGGTCGAGGTAACAAGGGCTTAAAATTCTTTAGTTTTTCTTTACCTGTTTATCAAGGTGATTTGCCACAACATAGTAAGGCTATTGTTAAAAGTGGCGGGCAAAGCTATCAATCTAACGAAATTGTTCGTATTCAATCATTAGCAGCGAAAGATTTACAAGAGCAACTGCCGGCGCTTTTGACGCGTCAAGTAGTGCGTGTTGTTGCCAAAGAACAAATGCGACAAAAGCTAAGCCGAGAAGCGGGTGATGTCGGTAATATTCTGGCCAGTATTTATAACATAGCATCTGAGCGGGCTGATACCCGAAGCTGGTCAACACTGCCGGATCAGGTTGATATTGTGCGGATGCAGCTACCGTCAGGTAAGCAAGTGTTACCAGTGCAAATTAACGGCCAACAACAAAACATTAACCTAGATGTGCAGCCAAATAGGATCACGTTAATCCATTATTCAGCTATTGGTAACTATACTGGTTATCAGGTGATTAATTTATAA
- a CDS encoding YcfL family protein yields the protein MLNSKNISKKITASLAVILLSTFAIAGCANKTPPVTSGTGTSVMTQGDDFSQHLEVDNADLAKRLFISEVKSRKNSGLLEVNLQLTSNYKRSQKLQYHFNWFDADGFVIESRKTPWQAIELHGQQSTTLRGLAPNINVSTFSVYVREIPEKAYKY from the coding sequence ATGTTGAATAGTAAAAATATATCGAAAAAAATCACGGCCAGTTTAGCTGTGATATTGCTAAGCACTTTCGCGATAGCTGGATGTGCAAATAAAACTCCACCGGTTACGTCTGGAACAGGTACGAGCGTCATGACCCAAGGTGACGATTTTAGTCAGCACCTTGAAGTAGATAATGCTGATTTAGCTAAACGATTGTTTATTAGCGAAGTAAAATCACGTAAAAATAGTGGTTTATTGGAAGTAAACCTGCAACTGACTAGTAATTATAAAAGATCACAAAAATTACAATATCATTTCAATTGGTTTGATGCTGATGGTTTTGTTATTGAATCAAGAAAAACGCCATGGCAAGCAATAGAGTTACATGGTCAACAATCGACCACTTTACGAGGTTTAGCACCGAACATTAATGTCAGTACCTTTAGTGTTTATGTTCGTGAGATCCCTGAAAAAGCATACAAATATTAA
- the lpoB gene encoding penicillin-binding protein activator LpoB produces the protein MNKLALVTTLGLTLVLAAGCANKSVVRYGDATAVETTDINFGSTDLQKVAAEMTDSLLLSPVVGTLTQNTRPVIFVERLKNKTSEHIDTESITDSISTKLLRSGKFRFVDMGRVEAAREQLKFQHDGGMVDPSKALQFGRQIGAQYMLYGNLSSIVKSNQDKSDVYYKFTLRLMDLESGLVEWADETEIRKTKTKASVGW, from the coding sequence ATGAATAAATTAGCACTAGTAACAACACTCGGCTTAACCCTTGTTCTCGCAGCAGGTTGTGCTAATAAATCAGTGGTTCGCTATGGAGACGCCACAGCCGTAGAAACCACTGATATTAATTTTGGCTCGACAGATCTACAAAAAGTCGCTGCTGAAATGACTGATTCATTACTGTTGTCACCGGTTGTTGGTACGCTAACGCAAAATACACGACCAGTAATATTTGTTGAGCGCTTAAAAAATAAAACCAGTGAACATATAGATACTGAGTCAATTACTGATTCAATATCAACCAAACTATTACGCTCAGGTAAGTTTCGCTTTGTTGATATGGGACGTGTAGAGGCGGCCCGTGAACAACTTAAATTTCAACATGATGGTGGCATGGTTGATCCAAGTAAGGCTTTACAGTTTGGTCGTCAAATTGGCGCACAATATATGCTATACGGTAATTTATCGAGTATCGTAAAAAGCAATCAGGATAAATCAGATGTTTATTATAAATTTACCCTACGTTTAATGGATCTAGAAAGTGGTTTAGTTGAATGGGCAGATGAAACTGAAATTCGCAAAACCAAAACCAAAGCATCAGTAGGTTGGTAA
- a CDS encoding glycine zipper 2TM domain-containing protein — MKTIYLGLICWLLLTPLAHAEYERNKAVPVEKVLFGQVLSVRNITEQELIQDKNQGWKTFGGALIGGAIGNQFGAGSGRGVATILGAIIGGSMAHDRKPEYREKTLHLVELMIKVENGDEYMVIQDLDRRMLFQPQDAIRMVYLANGTVRIDKQI; from the coding sequence ATGAAAACTATCTATTTAGGGTTAATTTGTTGGCTGCTATTAACACCTCTTGCACATGCTGAATATGAGCGTAATAAGGCGGTGCCAGTCGAAAAGGTGTTATTCGGGCAAGTCTTATCGGTGCGTAATATTACTGAACAAGAATTGATACAAGATAAAAATCAAGGCTGGAAAACTTTTGGTGGAGCCCTGATTGGTGGTGCTATTGGTAATCAATTTGGTGCGGGTAGTGGCCGCGGTGTCGCAACGATATTAGGCGCTATTATTGGCGGTTCAATGGCCCATGATCGTAAGCCAGAATATCGTGAAAAAACGCTACATTTAGTTGAGTTAATGATTAAAGTAGAAAATGGCGATGAGTATATGGTGATACAAGACCTAGATCGTCGGATGTTATTTCAACCTCAAGACGCAATTCGCATGGTTTATCTTGCTAACGGCACAGTGCGTATTGATAAACAAATATAA
- a CDS encoding HD family hydrolase, producing MQALNKQLDFIIELDRLKGVYRQALVKSDKNRFENSAEHSWHITLTAHILHEYAVENVNISRVMSMLLIHDIVEIDAGDMFAFADTKALAEQADNELAAATRLFGLLPEAQFQTYKALWLEFENAETIDARFAKAMDSVLPLLQNMSNEGGSWVRHKVKKSQVIKRNRFLEGLAPQLWLYVRQQIDFAVTQGWLLDD from the coding sequence ATGCAAGCACTAAATAAACAATTAGACTTTATTATTGAATTAGATCGACTTAAAGGTGTTTACCGACAAGCGCTTGTAAAATCTGATAAAAACAGATTTGAGAATAGTGCAGAACATAGTTGGCACATAACTTTAACTGCCCACATTCTTCATGAATATGCCGTCGAAAATGTCAACATTTCACGTGTTATGAGTATGTTGCTTATTCATGACATTGTCGAAATAGATGCGGGAGATATGTTCGCTTTTGCAGATACAAAGGCACTAGCAGAGCAAGCTGATAACGAGCTTGCTGCAGCAACACGTCTATTTGGTTTATTACCCGAAGCGCAATTTCAAACCTACAAGGCATTGTGGTTAGAATTTGAAAATGCTGAAACTATTGATGCGAGATTCGCTAAAGCAATGGACAGTGTTTTACCTTTATTGCAAAACATGAGTAACGAAGGCGGAAGCTGGGTTAGACATAAAGTGAAAAAGTCACAGGTTATTAAGCGTAATAGATTTCTTGAAGGCTTAGCACCACAGTTATGGTTGTATGTGCGTCAACAAATTGATTTTGCCGTAACACAAGGCTGGTTACTTGATGATTAA
- a CDS encoding endonuclease/exonuclease/phosphatase family protein encodes MTSNVFTPNRQADALIKLVKQHQPDVLVTLESDQWWQDQLKVIEAEMPYSIKCPLDNLYGMHVYSRLPLSEHEICYLVEQDVPSIHTALELRTGDKIRLHFLHPAPPSPTENTESTERDAELVIVARSIAESNQAMIVTGDLNDVAWSATTRLFRKISGLLDPRVGRGAFNTFHADYPFARWPLDHLFHSDHFTLRAIKRLPSIGSDHFPLLTRLTFTPHQADNQQGPKATSEEYEWSKEISTAQKVSKNDVPTPIE; translated from the coding sequence TTGACATCAAATGTATTTACACCAAACCGCCAAGCTGATGCCTTAATCAAACTAGTTAAGCAACATCAACCCGATGTGCTAGTGACATTAGAATCAGATCAATGGTGGCAAGACCAGCTAAAAGTAATAGAAGCTGAGATGCCCTATAGTATTAAATGCCCGCTCGACAACCTTTATGGCATGCATGTTTATTCACGTTTACCTTTAAGTGAACATGAAATATGCTATTTAGTAGAACAAGACGTGCCATCTATACATACCGCTCTTGAGTTACGAACAGGAGATAAAATCCGCCTACATTTTCTTCACCCCGCACCTCCTAGCCCAACAGAGAATACTGAATCTACAGAACGAGATGCTGAATTAGTCATTGTTGCTCGCAGTATTGCCGAAAGTAACCAAGCTATGATTGTAACTGGAGATCTTAATGACGTTGCTTGGTCTGCTACCACTCGGCTATTTCGTAAAATTAGTGGTTTATTAGATCCACGAGTAGGGAGAGGAGCGTTTAATACCTTTCATGCGGATTACCCATTTGCCCGCTGGCCGTTGGATCATTTATTTCATAGTGACCATTTTACGCTACGTGCTATTAAGCGCTTACCCTCGATAGGCTCTGATCACTTCCCTTTGCTGACCAGATTAACATTTACACCACATCAAGCTGACAATCAGCAAGGACCAAAAGCGACAAGCGAAGAGTATGAATGGTCAAAAGAAATTTCTACGGCACAAAAAGTCAGTAAAAACGATGTGCCAACACCAATAGAATAA